The DNA sequence CTTTCTTAAGCCCAAGAGTTCTGAATGATAGAAACTGGGTTTTTATGTTTTGATTAAAACATGTTTAGGTTTCCTCAGATATAGCTTAATGTTGCATCTATATGGAGAGTTGTTGTTTTCTAACAAGTGAAGGTTACTATCATTAAAGTAAGATACAAAATTTTTACATAAATTTAAAGATCGCTAGAGGAGATAAGTGTTATGCGACGAAATGTGTTATAACGAACGAGTTAGGTTTATATTGAACTGTAAATAGAGGTGAGCAGCGATGAAAATAACAATAAAAGAACTGGCTACTATATGTGGAGTTTCCGCTGGAACAGTGGACCGGGCACTTAATAATCGACCAGGAATAAGCGAAAAAACAAAAAATAAAATTCTTAAAGTAGCAAAAGAGATGAAATACCAACCTGATTATACGGCAAGAAGTCTTGTAATTGGTAAAACAATGACCATTGGTGTTGTCTTGTTTGATTTATATAACCGCTCCTTTTCCCAATTACTAAATGCCATTGAGTTAAAGGCTAGGGAGTTAGGTTATTTTATCTATATTACTCTGTCAGATAAAAAGTCAGAAAGTGAAATTAATTGTATAGATTATCTAGTGAATCGAAAGGTTGATGGAATTATCCTATTTACTGTTAATAAGGGTGAACAATTTGAATCCTATTTAAGTAAATTTGGTATACCTATTATTACAGTGTTTAATTATGTCTCTGATAAATGGGAGTATATCGGAATTCAGGAGAGACAGGCCATGAAGGAAGCAGTAGACTATATAGTAAAAAAAGGGTACAAAAAATTTATATATATAAGTCCACCCCTTGCTTATTTAGGTAAAAAAAACATTTATACTCAGGAAGAAAGGCTACATGGTTTTCTTGAGGGATTGGGTGGTAGTGGTATAAATACTAAACCGCTCATTATAAAAAATAGTAAGTATATTAAAGAGTTAGAGAACATAGATTTTAGCAAAGAGGAAAAGACAGCTATTGTCTGCTCAACCGACCTGTATGCATTAGAAGTAATGAATTATTTAAAGGAGAAAGATGTAAAAATACCAGAGCAGGTAGGAGTTATGGGTTTTGATGATATTGATATGTTAAAGTACATTACTCCACGTTTAACGACAGTAAAATACCCTATTGAAGACATTGGTAGAAGTGCGATCGAAAGCATAGTTAATAAAATCGAACATGGGGATTATGTACCAACACCTCTATTAGAGTATGAGATTATTAAAGGGGAGTCTATTTAAATTCATCTGAAAAACTTAAAAATCTAGTAAAATAGCAAGAGGTAATGACCTAAACACTAACTAAATATAGTAACATTTAACTAATTTGTTATTTAGTGGTTATTTATTGTGCTTTATATGGTACTATGTAATTAATCTAAATCCTCCTTGACAGTTTCAACGAAGTTTATGTAAGCGTTTTCTAAAAGGGGTGGATATGTCCTTAGAGCTCAATGGTTTTTAATTAAAATTATTTGCTAGTTTATTTACTGGTTTTCGTGTGCGTCCACGTTTTTGTGAATCCTTGTAATAAAAGAAATACTAAGCAACATAAAAGTAAGTATACACTATCAAACGAAGAAGTTAGACGATAAAACCATACTTACTATATTTCTTTGCTATTACCGTGTACGTACACGGTAATGT is a window from the Bacillus alkalicellulosilyticus genome containing:
- a CDS encoding LacI family DNA-binding transcriptional regulator, with the translated sequence MKITIKELATICGVSAGTVDRALNNRPGISEKTKNKILKVAKEMKYQPDYTARSLVIGKTMTIGVVLFDLYNRSFSQLLNAIELKARELGYFIYITLSDKKSESEINCIDYLVNRKVDGIILFTVNKGEQFESYLSKFGIPIITVFNYVSDKWEYIGIQERQAMKEAVDYIVKKGYKKFIYISPPLAYLGKKNIYTQEERLHGFLEGLGGSGINTKPLIIKNSKYIKELENIDFSKEEKTAIVCSTDLYALEVMNYLKEKDVKIPEQVGVMGFDDIDMLKYITPRLTTVKYPIEDIGRSAIESIVNKIEHGDYVPTPLLEYEIIKGESI